The genomic DNA CGCGCCGCGCCTCTTCGCGGATCCTGCGGGGCAGGGTCAGGGTCAGCTCGTCCACCAGGGACAGCACCTTCGCCGGGTACCCGGCCTGGCCCGCCGCCTGCTCGATCGACGCGGGTTCCACGCCCTCCCCGACCATGGCGAGGCCCTCGTCGACGAACCGGCCGATGACCCGCGAGGTGAAGAAGCCGCGCGAGTCGTTGACGACGATCGGCGTCTTGCGGATCTGCCGGACCAGGTCGAACGCCCGCGCGAGCGCCTCGTCGCCGGTCCGCCCGCCCCTGACGATCTCCACCAGCGGCATCCTGTCGACCGGCGAGAAGAGGTGCAGGCCGACGAAGTCCGCCTGCCGCTCCACGCCCTCCGCCAGGAGGGTGATCGGCAGCGTCGAGGTGTTGGAGCACAGCAGCGCGTCCGGCGCCACGACGCCCTGGACCTCCTGGAACACCTTGTGCTTGAGCGCGGTGTCCTCGAAGACGGCTTCGATCACGACGTCGCAGCCGGCGAGGTCCGCCGCGTCGGCGGTCGGCCGGATGCGGGCGAGCAGCGCGCCGGCCTCCTCCCGGGTGGTGCGGCCCTGCTCGACGGCCCTGGCGCAGAGCTTCTCGGAGTACGCCCGCCCCCCGGCGGCGGCCTCCTCGGTGACGTCCTTGAGGACGACCTCGACGCCCGCCTCGGCGCAGGCGTACGCGATGCCGGCGCCCATCGTCCCGGCGCCGAGGACGGCGGCCCTGCGGACCGTGCGCGGCGCCACCCCCGGGGGCGGCTGCGGCCGGCGTCGACGGCCTGGAGGTCGAAGAAGAACGCCTGGATCATGTTCTTGGCGGTCTGCCCGGTGACCAGCTCGGTGAAGTAGCGGGCCTCGATGACGCACGCCGTCTCGAAGTCGACCTGGGAGCCCTCGACGGCCGCCGCGAGGATGCGGCGGGGCGCCGGGAACGGGGCGCCGTTCAGCTGCTTCCTGAGGTTGGCGGGGAAGGCGGGCAGGTCCGCCGCGAACTTCGGGTGCGCGGGCGTCCCTCCGGGGATCCGGTAGCCGGGTTCGTCCCAGGGCTGGCGGGACTCGGGGTGCGCGTCGATGAACGCGCGGGCCCCGGCGAGCATCTCCTCGGGCGTGCCGGCGACCTCGTGCACCAGACCGTTGTCCAGGGCCTGCCGCGGCGGGTACCGCGTGCCCCGGAGGAGGACCTTCAGCAGGGCGTCGGCGACGCCCATGAGCCGTACGGTGCGGGCGACGCCGCCGCCCCCGGGGAGGAGGCCCAGCGTGACCTCGGGCAGGCCGATCCTCGCACCGGGCGCGTCGAGGGCGATCCGGTGGTGGGAGGCGAGGGCGATCTCGTAGCCGCCGCCGAGCGCGGCGCCGTTGATCGCGGCGACGACGGGCTTGCCGAGGGTCTCGATGCGGCGCAGGGAGCGCTTGATGTCGCAGGCCGCGTCGAAGACCCGCCGGGCGTCGGCCGGGCCGGCCCCCATCATGTCCTTGAGGTCGCCGCCCGCGAAGAAGGTCTTCTTGGCGGAGGTGTAGACGATGCCGCGGATGGAGTCCCTCTCGGCCTCCGCCCGGTCGGCGACGGCGGCGATCGACGTGCGGAACGCCTCGTTCATGGTGTTGGCGGACTGCTCGGGGTCGTCGAGGACGAGGGTGACGACGCCGGTCTCGTCCTGCTCCCAGCGGATGGTGGAACGCGTCGGCATGGCGGTCATGGGTGCTTCTTCCGTTGCGGGGTCCGGACGGGCGGTCAGAGGCGCTCGACGACGGTGGCGATGCCCATGCCGCCGCCGACGCAGAGGGTGGCGAGGCCGTACCGCTTGTCCTGGCGCTCCAGTTCGTCCACGAGGGTGCCGAGGATCATCGCGCCGGTGGCGCCGAGCGGGTGGCCGAGCGCGATGGCGCCGCCGTTGACGTTGATCCTGTCGAGGGGCAGGCCCATGTCTCGGGCGTAGCGCAGGACGACCGCGGCGAACGCCTCGTTGATCTCCACGAGGTCGATGTCGTCGATGGTGAGCCCGGCCTTGGCGAGGGCCTTGCGGCTGGCCGGGGCCGGTCCGGTGAGCATGATGGTGGGGTCGGAGCCGGAGACGGCGGCGGAGACGACGCGGGCGCGGGGCGCCAGCCCGTGGCGCTCGCCGGCCTCGCGGGAGCCGACGGCGACGAGTGCGGCGCCGTCGACGAGGCCGGAGGAGTTGCCGGCGTGGTGGACGTGGTCGATCCTCTCGACCCAGTGGTACTTCTGCAGGGCGACGGCGTCGAAGCCGCCCGCCTCCCCGATGCCGGCGAAGGACGGCCTGAGCGCGGCGAGGGAGTCGGCGGTGGTGCCGGGGCGCATGTGCTCGTCCCGGTCGAGGACGACGAGCCCGCTGCGGTCCCTGACGGGGACGACGGACCGGTCGAAGCGGCCCTCCTTCCAGGCGGCGGCGGCACGCTCCTGGGAGAGCGCCGCGTACTCGTCGACGTCGCGCCGGGAGAAGCCCTCCACGGTGGCGATGAGGTCGGCGCCGACGCCCTGCGGGACGAACCCGGTCGCGAGGTTGGTCATCGGGTCGGCCATCCAGGCGCCGCCGTCGGAGCCCATCGGGACGCGGGACATCGACTCGACGCCGCCGGCGAGCACGAGGTCCTCCCAGCCCGAGCGGATCTTCGCGGCGGCCATGTTGACCGCTTCGAGCCCGGAGGCGCAGAAGCGGTTCTCCTGGACGCCGGCGACCGTGTCGGGCAGCCCGGCGGCGATGGCCGCGATCCTGGCGATGTCGGAGCCCTGGTCGCCGACGGGCGAGACGACGCCGAGGACGATGTCGTCGACGGCCGCCGGGTCGAGACCGGGGTGCCGGGCGAGCAGCTCCCGGATCAGGCCGACGACGAGGTCGACGGGCTTGGTGCCGTACAGGGAGCCGCCGGCCTTGCCGCGCCCGCGGGGGGTGCGGATCGCTTCGTACACGTACGCTTCGGTGGTCACGGGTCGGGCCTTTCGCGTCGCGGGGATCGCCTCACCGTCGATGATGGGTCAGGCGGACGGCGGACGGCGGGCGGCCACGCGGACCGCGTCGGACCCGGCACCGGCGTCCGGCGCCTCACCCCGGCCCCCCCGCCGGCGGGGCGGACGCCCGGCACGCCCCAGTCGCGGGCGACCTCGTCGGCGTCTGCGCCCGGCCGGGCGGGCGGGCGGCGTACGGAGCCGGGGGTCGCGGAGAAGCGGGGCGCGGGCGCGGGCTGGGTGAGCCCGCCGTGCCGGGTGAACGTGGAGCGGGCGGCGAGGTGCGGGTGGCCGGGGGCCTCGCGCAGTGACAGGACCGGGGCGACGCAGGCGTCGGTGCCCTCGAACAGGGCGGTCCACTCGGCGCGGGTGCGGGTGCGGAACCGGGCGGCGACGGCGGTGCGCAGCTCTTCCCAGCGGGCCGGCTCCCGGCGGGCGGCGGCGGTGTGCTCGTCGAGGCCGAGGAGGCGGGCGAACCCGTCGTAGAACCGCTGCTCCAGCGCGCCGACGGCCATGTGGCCGCCGTCGGAGGTCTCGTAGGTGCCGTAGAAGGGGCAGCCGCCGTCGAGGAGGTTGGCGCCGCGCCGGTCCTGCCAGGCGCCGGCGGCGAGCATGCCGTGGATCATCGTGGTGAGGTGGGCCGTGCCGTCGGTGATCGCGGCGTCGACGACCTGCCCGGTGCCGCCCTCGGCGCGCGCGTGGTGCAGGGCCGCGAGGACCCCGACGACGAGGTAGAGGGAGCCGCCGGCGTAGTCGCCCAGCAGGTTGGCGGGGACGGCGGGGGGTCCGCCGGGCGCGCCGACCGTGGAGAGGGCGCCGGTGACGGCGGTGTACGTGATGTCGTGGCCGGCGCGGTCGGCGAGCGGGCCCTCCTGGCCCCAGCCGGTGATCCGCCCGTAGACGAGCCGCGGGTTGCGGGCGAGGCACGCGCGGGGGCCGACGCCGAGCCGTTCGGCGACGCCGGGGCGGTAGCCCTCGACGAGGACGTCGGCGCGTTCGGCGAGGTCGAGGACGGCCGCGGGTCCGCCGCGGGTCTTGAGGTCGATGAGGACGGAGCGCTTGTTGCGGTTGGTGAGGTCGTACGCGGGGTCGATGCCGAGGCCGGGGCCGCCGGGCCGGTCGACGCGCACGACGTCGGCCCCGAGGTCGGCGAGGAGCATCGCCGCGTGCGGGCCGGGTCCGATGCCCGCCAACTCGACCACGCGCACCCCGCGGAGCGGGCCGTCCTCCGTCGCCGCCATCCGGCCCCTCTCGCCACACCACTGTGACACTTCCACTGTGACAGTGACGATGTTAGGAACGTGTCCTCCTGTGCACAACCCCTCCCCGCGGGACCGCGGACGGCTTCCCCGGCGGGGCGGAGGGGGCGGGGGCGCTAGCCTCTGCCTCCTCGGACCAGCCCACCGGAGCGAACGGCGGAGGACCCCATGGACACGCGGGACGGCACGGCACGGGCGTTCGACGTGGTCCTCTTCGGGGCGACCGGGTTCGTCGGGGAGCTCACCGCCCGGTACCTCGCCGCGCACGCCCCGGCCGGCTGCCGCTGGGCGCTCGCCGGACGGGACCGGGGCAGACTGGAGCGGCTGCGCGAGGCGCTCGCCGCCGAGCACCCGGAGTGCGCCCGCCTGCCGCTGCTGGCCGCGGACGCCGGCGACGCGGACGCGCTGCGGGACCTCGCGGAGTCGGCGCGGGTGGTCGCCACGACGGTCGGCCCGTACGTCTGGTACGGCGAACCGCTCGTCGCCGCCTGCGCCGAGGCGGGGACGGACTACGTGGACCTGACGGGCGAGCCGGAGTTCGTCGACCTGACGTACGTGCGCCACGACGCGCGGGCGCGGGAGACGGGGGCGCGGCTGGTGCACGCCTGCGGCTTCGACTCGGTCCCGCACGACCTGGGCGTGTACTTCACCGTGCGGCACCTGCCCCGGGACGTGCCGCTGCGGGTCGACGGGTTCGTCCGGACGAACGCCGGCTTCTCGGGCGGCACCCTCGCCTCCGCGCTCACCGCCCTGGGGCGGGTCGGGCAGACGGCGCGGGCGGCCCGGGAGCGGCGGCTGCACGAGCCGCGGCGGGTGGGGCGGCGGATCGGGACACCGCTGGGCGGGCCGCGGTTCAGCCGGGAGACGGGGGCGTGGGCGCTGCCGCTGCCGACGCTGGACCCGCGGGTCGTGGCCCGGTCGGCGGCGGCGCTGCCGGTGTACGGGCCGGACTTCCGGTACCGGCACTACGCGGCGGTGCGCACCCTGCCGGCGGCGCTGGGCGGCGCGGCGGCCGTGGGCGCGGGCTTCGCGCTGGCCCAACTCCCACCGGCCCGGCGGTGGCTGATGGAACGCCACGGGCCGGGCGCCGGGCCGGACGCGGAGCGCAGGCGGCGCAGCTGGTTCCGGGTGCGGTTCGTCGGCGAGGGCGGCGGGCGGCGGGTGTGCACGGAGGTGTCGGGCGGCGACCCGGGCTACGACGAGACGGCGAAGATGCTCGCCGAGTCGGCGCTGTGCCTCGCCTTCGACGAGGGCCTGCCGCCGACGGCCGGGCAGGTGACGACGGCCGTCGCGATGGGCGACGCGCTGCTGGGCCGGCTGCGGGCGGCGGGCGTCCGGTTCCGGGTGGCCGACGCCCGCTGAAGCGGTCGGGGCGCGCCGGTCACTCCCGCACGAGGCAGAACGGGTGGCCGGCCGGGTCGGCGCACACGGTCCAGCTCCGCTCCGGGCCGCCCTCGTCCAGCACCGTCGCGCCCAGCGCCAGGACCCGGGCGCGGGCGCTCGCCAGGTCGTCCACGCCGACGTCGAGGTGGAACTGCTGGGGGTGCTCCGGGTCGGGCCAGCGGGGCGGCCGGTGGCCGGCGGCCCGCTGGAAGGCCAGGACGCGCCCGTCGTCGAGGTGGAGCGTGGCCCAGTCGTCGTCGAGGGACCAGCGGGGGTCGGGCCGGTTCACGGCGCCGCCCAGCACGCCCTCGTAGAAACGGGCGAGGCGCAGCGGGTCGGGGCAGTCGAGGACCACGCACTGGAGGCGGCCGATCACACGCCGCTCCCCTGCCGCACCGCGGCCTCCCGCAGTGCCCGGCGGCACAGGGCGTCCGCCTGCCGGGTGGTCTCCGGCAGGCGGTAGCGGGGGGTCAGCGCCAGCGTGTGGGCGCAGGCGCCGTCCAGGGCGACGCGGTGCCCGGCCGAGACGAAGACCGGTTTGACGCCGTCCCTGGTGCGCAGGGCGCGCCCCACCTCCTCCGTCCCGGCCAGGAGCGGGGAGGCGGAGCCGCGGCGGGGGCCCGGCTGCTCGCAGGTGAAGGCGAACGGGTTCTTGGCGACGCCGAACACCGGCAGGCCGGTGAGCACGCCGAGGTGGCTGGCGAGGCCGAAGCGGCGCGGGTGGGCCCGCCCGTAGCCGTCGCAGACGACGAGGCCCGGACCGGCCGTCAGGGCCTCCAGCGCGGCGAGGACCGCGGGCAGTTCGCGGAAGGCGAGGAGCCCCGGCACGTACGGGAAGGCGACCCGGCCGACCGCGGTGGCCTCGTCGACCACGTCGAGGGTGCGGGCGTCCAGCACGACGGCGGCCGCGGCGACGAGGTCGCGCTCGTCGTCGTACGCCACGTCGACCCCGGTCACCAGGCCCGTGCCGACCGGGGGCCCCGGCTCGTCCAGCACCACGCGGGCGCGCAGTTCGTCCTGGACGGCCAGGGCCCCGGCCTCGTCGGCGGGCCAGCCGGCGGGTGTCTCGAGAATCGTCATGGTGCCCGTCAGCCTAAGGCGCCCCGTCGCGGCCGGCAGCCCTGCCCGCGGCGAGCCGCGCCACGCGCCCCCGCTCCCCGGAGGCCCAGCAGCCGGAGTCGGGGGCGCAGTCGACGGTGTCGTACGAACCGGTGTCGACGGTCCGCCAGGTGCGGCCGCCGTCCCTGGTGAGGTCCGTGCCGGTCGGGCCCACCGCGAGCGCCGCCGTGCGGCCGTGCGGAAGCCACGCGACGCCGGAGCGGTAGGCGGGCGGCGGCGCCGCGGCCGGCCGCCAGGCGCGGCCGCCGTCCCGGGTGACGGCGGCGGCGTGCGGGGACGGCCGGTCGGCCCGGTAGTCACCGCCGACCGCGACGCCGTGCGCGCGGCCCCGGAAGGCGAGCCCGAACACCCCGCGCGCGGGGTCGCCCGCCGGTATCGCCGCGTCGGCGACGGTCCAGGTCAGACCCCGGTCCGCGGAGTGCAGCACGCGGCCGGCAGCGCCGCCGCCGGTCGCCAGCCACACGTCGCGGGGGCCGGAGGTCACCAGGCACTGGCCGCTCGCCGCGAACCCGGCCTCGCCCGGCAGCGCCCGCGGCATGCCGGCGTCGGGCAGGACCCGCCAGGTGCGCCCGCCGTCCGCCGTGGACAGGATGCGGAACCGTCCGTCGACGGGGTCGCTCACGGCGAGGCCGCGGCGCCGGTCGAAGAAGGCGAGGCAGTCGTAGAACGCCCGCGGGTCGGGGTTGCGGAACCCTTCCGTCCAGGTGGTCCCGCCGTCCTCGGTGCGCAGGATCCGGGACGCCTCGCCCTCTCCGACGGCCAGCACCACCGCGCGGCGCCCGTCGAACGCCTCGACGTCCCGGAACTCCAGCTCCCCCGCGCCCGGCGGGGACACGTCCCGCCAGGTGCGGCCCCCGTCGGCGGTGCGCAGGACCGTACCGCCCGAGCCGGCGACCCACGCCGCGTCGCGGTCCACGGCGGCCAGACCGCGGAACCTGGCCGTGCTCCCCGTGCCGACCGGCCGCCAGCCGACCTCTCCCCCGGCCGCGTCCGGCGCCCCGGCCCGCACCCGCTGCCCGGCCTGTGCCGTCGGTCCGGCCAGCAGGGCCGCCGCGGCCACGACCGCCCCGCACAGCGCCAGTGACACCGGCCGTCTCGTCTTCCCCATGGCTGTCATGGCGCCGGAACGTACTGCCCGCCCCCCGTCCCGTCCAGGGGCCCGGGACGGCGCGGGCCGCACCGGCGGCCGTACGCGGCGCGGCGGGACGCTCCGTCCTCCTCCGCGAAAGGGGTCCCACCGGGGCCGGGGCGTGTCCGCCGTCGTCGGGCGGCCCCGCCCCACCGCGGCGGGCCGGGGCCGGTAAACCGTTTGCCGCCGCACCGGCTCCCGCCTAGGGTTCCTCTCGGCCCTGTAGTCGTCGATCGGAGCAGGACGTTGCTCGTCTGAGGTCCTGAGACACCGTGCCGCCGCACAGCCGCGCCTTCGCGCCGTGCGTGCCGCCCGTGTGCGACCTCGGCGTACGAGCCCGTCCCCGCCTTCCCGCACCGCCTCCCCGGCGGTCGCCCGTGCGGTGTGCCGCCGCCCCGCCCGGTCGCCTCCCCGGTGTCTCACCCGTTGCCCTCGGCCCTTCCCACGCAACCGGGAGACGCTCATGTCATCTCCGCCCGCCCACCCCGCCCTCTCCTGCGCCGGTCTGGCCTTCGCCTGGCCCGACGGCACCCCCGTCCTCGACGGGCTGAACCTCGCGGTCGGCCCCGGCCGCACCGGTCTCGTCGGCCGGAACGGGTCGGGCAAGTCGACCCTGCTGAAACTGCTGGCCGGCGAGTTGGCGCCGACCGCCGGGACCGTCCGCGCCGCCGGTGGCGTCGGCCACCTCCCGCAGGACGCCGCGTTGGACACCCGGCTGCGGGTCGACGAGGCCCTGGGCGTCGCCGGCACGCGGGCCGCCCTGCACGCCATCGAGTCGGGTGACGTGCGCGAGGAGCACTTCGCGGCCGTCGGCGACGACTGGGACGTCGAGGAGCGGGCACGCGCCACGCTCGACCGGCTCGGACTCGACCGGATCGGCCTGGACCGCACCACCGGGGAGGTGTCGGGCGGTGAGTGCGTGCTGCTGCGGCTCGCCGCCCTGCTCCTGGCGCGGCCCGCCGTCCTGCTGCTCGACGAACCGACCAACAACCTCGACCGGCACGCCCGGCGCCGCCTGTACGCGGCGGTCGACGCCTGGCCGGGCGTCCTCGTCGTGGCCAGCCACGACCGGGAGCTGCTGGAGCGCGTCGACCGCGTCGCGGAGCTGCGCGGCGGCGAGTTGACCTGGTACGGGGGGCCCTACTCCGCGTACGAGGAGGCCGTCGCCGCCGAGCAGGAGGCGGCCGAGCGGACGGTCCGCGCCGCCGGGTCGGACGTGCGCCGGCAGCGGCGCGAACTGGCCGAGGCGCAGGCCAGGCTGGCGAAGCGCAGGAGGTACGGGGAGAAGCAGGCCGCGAACAAGGTCGTGCCGCCGATCGTGGCGGGCGGTCTCAAGCGCGCCGCGCAGGTCTCGGCCGGCAGACACCGGGCCGTCCACGCCGAGCGGCTCGACCGTGCGCGGGAGCGGCTGGAGGAGGCGGTGGAGGCCGTACGGGACGACGACGCGATCCGGGTCGAGCTGCCGCACACGGCCGTGCCGCCGGGCCGGGACGTGCTGCTGCTGCGCGACCTGGAGCTGCGCCACGGCGCCCGGATCGACGGGGAGTTCGAGGTGCGCGGACCAGAGCGGATCGCCCTGGTGGGGCGGAACGGGTCCGGCAAGTCGACGCTGCTGCGGACGATCGCCGGGGAGGTGGAGCCACGGGCCGGCGAGGCGGCCGCACGGGTCCCGTTGCGCTTCCTGCCGCAGCGGCTGGACGTCCTGGACGACGGGCTGACCGTCGTCGAGAACGTGGCGCGGTTCGCGCCCGGCGCCACGCCCAACCGCGTCCGGGCGCGCCTCGCGCGGTTCCTGTTCCGGGGCGCGGAGGCCGACCGGCCGGCCGGGACGCTGTCGGGCGGCGAGCGTTTCCGGGCGACGCTGGCGGCGCTGCTCCTGGCCGAGCCGGCGCCGCAGTTGCTGATGCTGGACGAGCCGACGAACAACCTGGACGCGGCGAGCGTGCGGAGCCTCGTCCAGGCACTGGAGGGGTACGAGGGCGCGCTGCTCGTGGCCGGCCACGACGTGCCGTTCCTGGAGGCGATCGGCATCACACGCACACTGGACATGGACGCGCTCACCTCACCCCGTGGCGCAACGTAACCGGTCAATTCCGCAGGCGGGCTTGGCGGGGGCCTTACGGGCTACTTAACCTACGGTCTCGTAACCTACGAACCCGTAGGTAGTGATCGTTCTTCCAGGAGTACCCGTGACCCTTGCCTCTCCCCACCTCGGCAGTTCGGCGGAATGGACCGATGCCCGGCTGCTGCACGCGTTGGAAGAGGTGGTCGAGAAGGAACTGAACCGCCATCTCAAGGCCGCCAAGGACTGGATGCCGCATGAGTACGTCCCCTGGTCGGACGGCCGGAACTTCCCCGGCCTCTTCGAGGACGGGGAGCCTTGGGACCCCCGGCAGTCGAAGGTGTCCGACGTGGGCCGGATCGCCCTGGTGGTGAACCTCCTCACGGAGGACAACCTGCCGAGCTACCACCACGAGATCGCCACCCTCTTCGGCCGGGACGGCGCCTGGGGCACGTGGGTCCACCGCTGGACCGCCGAGGAGGGCCGCCACGGCATCGTGATGCGGGACTACCTGCTCGCCTCGCGGGCGGTGGACCCGGACATGCTGGAGCGGTTCCGCATGACCCACATGAGCGAGGGCTTCGAGTCGGACAACCGGCACTCGGCGCTGCACTCGGTGGCGTACGTGGCGTTCCAGGAGCTGGCGACGCGGATCTCGCACCGCAACACCGGGCACCGGTCGGGCGACCCGGTGTGCGACCGCATGCTGGCGCGCATCGCGACGGACGAGAACCTGCACATGGTCTTCTACCGGAACCTGCTGGGAGCGGCCTTCGAGCTCGCCCCCGACCTCACCATGCGGGCGGTCAGGGACGTGGTGGTCGACTTCCGGATGCCCGGGCACGGCATGCCCGGCTTCGAGCGGGCGGCGGCCCAGATGGCCATCGGCGAGATCTACAACCTGCGCATCCACCACGACGACGTGCTCCAGCCGGTGCTGCGGTTCCTCAGGGTCCTGGAGATCGACGGGCTCGGCCCGGAGGGTCTCCGGGCCCAGGAGGAGCTGGGTCTGTACATGAACGGGCTGGACGCGGAGGCGGCGAAGTTCGACGAGAGGCTCGCCGCGCGCAAGGCCCGGATGGCGGCCCGCGCCGAACGCTGAGGGCCGGGGCCGGCCGGGACCCGGCGGCCCCGCGGACGGGGGCGCTCAGCGGCGGCCGGCCCGCCGCCTGAGCGCGTACCGCTCCTGCTCCGAGAGCCCGCCCCACACGCCGAAGCGCTCGTCGTGCGTGAGCGCGTACTCCAGGCACGCCTCGCGGATCTCGCACATCCCGCAGAGGAACTTCGCCTCCCGGGTCGACGATCCCGGTTCCGGGAAGAACAGCTCCGGCCCCGTCTGGGCGCACAGGGCGGTCTCCTGCCAGGAGGGGGCGTCGGCCTGGACGGGGCGGAGGGGGGAGCGGGGGGCGGTGCGGTCTTCGATGCTGTACGTCGGCATGCGGAACACGCTGCCCAAGGCCGATAAACGGCTCCTCAACATCCGGTCAACGCGCGTTGATCAGTCGCTCCGCGCCGGGCCGGCCGCTCCCCGCCAGGATGGTCCCGCGCCCGGCGGTCCGGCA from Streptomyces sp. MRC013 includes the following:
- a CDS encoding acetyl-CoA C-acetyltransferase, yielding MTTEAYVYEAIRTPRGRGKAGGSLYGTKPVDLVVGLIRELLARHPGLDPAAVDDIVLGVVSPVGDQGSDIARIAAIAAGLPDTVAGVQENRFCASGLEAVNMAAAKIRSGWEDLVLAGGVESMSRVPMGSDGGAWMADPMTNLATGFVPQGVGADLIATVEGFSRRDVDEYAALSQERAAAAWKEGRFDRSVVPVRDRSGLVVLDRDEHMRPGTTADSLAALRPSFAGIGEAGGFDAVALQKYHWVERIDHVHHAGNSSGLVDGAALVAVGSREAGERHGLAPRARVVSAAVSGSDPTIMLTGPAPASRKALAKAGLTIDDIDLVEINEAFAAVVLRYARDMGLPLDRINVNGGAIALGHPLGATGAMILGTLVDELERQDKRYGLATLCVGGGMGIATVVERL
- a CDS encoding CaiB/BaiF CoA-transferase family protein, producing the protein MAATEDGPLRGVRVVELAGIGPGPHAAMLLADLGADVVRVDRPGGPGLGIDPAYDLTNRNKRSVLIDLKTRGGPAAVLDLAERADVLVEGYRPGVAERLGVGPRACLARNPRLVYGRITGWGQEGPLADRAGHDITYTAVTGALSTVGAPGGPPAVPANLLGDYAGGSLYLVVGVLAALHHARAEGGTGQVVDAAITDGTAHLTTMIHGMLAAGAWQDRRGANLLDGGCPFYGTYETSDGGHMAVGALEQRFYDGFARLLGLDEHTAAARREPARWEELRTAVAARFRTRTRAEWTALFEGTDACVAPVLSLREAPGHPHLAARSTFTRHGGLTQPAPAPRFSATPGSVRRPPARPGADADEVARDWGVPGVRPAGGGAGVRRRTPVPGPTRSAWPPAVRRPPDPSSTVRRSPRRERPDP
- a CDS encoding saccharopine dehydrogenase NADP-binding domain-containing protein is translated as MDTRDGTARAFDVVLFGATGFVGELTARYLAAHAPAGCRWALAGRDRGRLERLREALAAEHPECARLPLLAADAGDADALRDLAESARVVATTVGPYVWYGEPLVAACAEAGTDYVDLTGEPEFVDLTYVRHDARARETGARLVHACGFDSVPHDLGVYFTVRHLPRDVPLRVDGFVRTNAGFSGGTLASALTALGRVGQTARAARERRLHEPRRVGRRIGTPLGGPRFSRETGAWALPLPTLDPRVVARSAAALPVYGPDFRYRHYAAVRTLPAALGGAAAVGAGFALAQLPPARRWLMERHGPGAGPDAERRRRSWFRVRFVGEGGGRRVCTEVSGGDPGYDETAKMLAESALCLAFDEGLPPTAGQVTTAVAMGDALLGRLRAAGVRFRVADAR
- a CDS encoding VOC family protein produces the protein MIGRLQCVVLDCPDPLRLARFYEGVLGGAVNRPDPRWSLDDDWATLHLDDGRVLAFQRAAGHRPPRWPDPEHPQQFHLDVGVDDLASARARVLALGATVLDEGGPERSWTVCADPAGHPFCLVRE
- a CDS encoding endonuclease V produces the protein MTILETPAGWPADEAGALAVQDELRARVVLDEPGPPVGTGLVTGVDVAYDDERDLVAAAAVVLDARTLDVVDEATAVGRVAFPYVPGLLAFRELPAVLAALEALTAGPGLVVCDGYGRAHPRRFGLASHLGVLTGLPVFGVAKNPFAFTCEQPGPRRGSASPLLAGTEEVGRALRTRDGVKPVFVSAGHRVALDGACAHTLALTPRYRLPETTRQADALCRRALREAAVRQGSGV
- a CDS encoding oxidoreductase codes for the protein MTAMGKTRRPVSLALCGAVVAAAALLAGPTAQAGQRVRAGAPDAAGGEVGWRPVGTGSTARFRGLAAVDRDAAWVAGSGGTVLRTADGGRTWRDVSPPGAGELEFRDVEAFDGRRAVVLAVGEGEASRILRTEDGGTTWTEGFRNPDPRAFYDCLAFFDRRRGLAVSDPVDGRFRILSTADGGRTWRVLPDAGMPRALPGEAGFAASGQCLVTSGPRDVWLATGGGAAGRVLHSADRGLTWTVADAAIPAGDPARGVFGLAFRGRAHGVAVGGDYRADRPSPHAAAVTRDGGRAWRPAAAPPPAYRSGVAWLPHGRTAALAVGPTGTDLTRDGGRTWRTVDTGSYDTVDCAPDSGCWASGERGRVARLAAGRAAGRDGAP
- a CDS encoding ATP-binding cassette domain-containing protein, giving the protein MSSPPAHPALSCAGLAFAWPDGTPVLDGLNLAVGPGRTGLVGRNGSGKSTLLKLLAGELAPTAGTVRAAGGVGHLPQDAALDTRLRVDEALGVAGTRAALHAIESGDVREEHFAAVGDDWDVEERARATLDRLGLDRIGLDRTTGEVSGGECVLLRLAALLLARPAVLLLDEPTNNLDRHARRRLYAAVDAWPGVLVVASHDRELLERVDRVAELRGGELTWYGGPYSAYEEAVAAEQEAAERTVRAAGSDVRRQRRELAEAQARLAKRRRYGEKQAANKVVPPIVAGGLKRAAQVSAGRHRAVHAERLDRARERLEEAVEAVRDDDAIRVELPHTAVPPGRDVLLLRDLELRHGARIDGEFEVRGPERIALVGRNGSGKSTLLRTIAGEVEPRAGEAAARVPLRFLPQRLDVLDDGLTVVENVARFAPGATPNRVRARLARFLFRGAEADRPAGTLSGGERFRATLAALLLAEPAPQLLMLDEPTNNLDAASVRSLVQALEGYEGALLVAGHDVPFLEAIGITRTLDMDALTSPRGAT
- a CDS encoding acyl-ACP desaturase, which gives rise to MTLASPHLGSSAEWTDARLLHALEEVVEKELNRHLKAAKDWMPHEYVPWSDGRNFPGLFEDGEPWDPRQSKVSDVGRIALVVNLLTEDNLPSYHHEIATLFGRDGAWGTWVHRWTAEEGRHGIVMRDYLLASRAVDPDMLERFRMTHMSEGFESDNRHSALHSVAYVAFQELATRISHRNTGHRSGDPVCDRMLARIATDENLHMVFYRNLLGAAFELAPDLTMRAVRDVVVDFRMPGHGMPGFERAAAQMAIGEIYNLRIHHDDVLQPVLRFLRVLEIDGLGPEGLRAQEELGLYMNGLDAEAAKFDERLAARKARMAARAER
- a CDS encoding WhiB family transcriptional regulator, translated to MFRMPTYSIEDRTAPRSPLRPVQADAPSWQETALCAQTGPELFFPEPGSSTREAKFLCGMCEIREACLEYALTHDERFGVWGGLSEQERYALRRRAGRR